DNA from Comamonas serinivorans:
AAGGACGTGAACCTGCAGATCGAGAAGGGCGAATTCATCTGCCTGATCGGCGCCTCGGGCTGCGGCAAGTCCACGCTGCTGCGCATCATGGGCGGGTTCGAGCCGGTGTCTTCGGGCACGGCGCGGCTCTACCACGCGCCCATCACCGAGCCCGGCCCCGAGCGCGGCATGGTGTTCCAGGACTATGGCCTGTTCCCCTGGCTCACCGTGCGCCAGAACATCGCCTTTGGCCCCAAGCAGCGCGGTCTGCCCGAGGCCAGGCTGCGCGAGATCGGCGACCATTTCCTGAACATGGTGGGCTTGACCAAGTTTGCCGACCACTTCCCCAGCCAGCTCTCGGGCGGCATGAAGCAGCGGGTGTCGATCGCGCGCGCCTTGGCCAACGACTGCGAGGTGCTGCTGATGGACGAGCCTTTCGGCGCGCTGGATGCGCTCACGCGCGAGGTTCTGCAGCAGGAGTTGCTCGACATCTGGGCCAAGACCAAGCTCACCGTGGTGTTCGTCACGCACGCGGTGGAAGAAGCCGTGCTGATGGCCGACCGCGTGGTGGTCATGACGGCCGGACCGGGCCGGGTGGAGACCGATTTCCGCATCCCGCTGGAGCGCCCGCGCTGCATCACCGCGCCCGAGTTCAACCGCGTGCGCCAGCAGCTCACCGAGATGCTGACCAGCCACGTCAGCCACGCCAAGGCCGCATGAGCGAGGCCCCCGGCACCGGGTCGCGGTCGCGCGCACCCACCGGCACCCATGGCCTGACCGGTGCGCACGCCGCCGGCGGGTTTGCCGCGGCCCAGCCCGCGCAGCCGGGGCAGCCGGGACAGGAGAGGGCGGGCCACGTTCTCGTGCCTCTGGCCGAGTTCGCGGCCTGGCCGCAGCA
Protein-coding regions in this window:
- a CDS encoding ABC transporter ATP-binding protein, translated to MPDILTPVATPAAPRKAAPILDIAGVSKVFSLNGRPIHALKDVNLQIEKGEFICLIGASGCGKSTLLRIMGGFEPVSSGTARLYHAPITEPGPERGMVFQDYGLFPWLTVRQNIAFGPKQRGLPEARLREIGDHFLNMVGLTKFADHFPSQLSGGMKQRVSIARALANDCEVLLMDEPFGALDALTREVLQQELLDIWAKTKLTVVFVTHAVEEAVLMADRVVVMTAGPGRVETDFRIPLERPRCITAPEFNRVRQQLTEMLTSHVSHAKAA